In Danaus plexippus chromosome 6, MEX_DaPlex, whole genome shotgun sequence, a single window of DNA contains:
- the LOC116778779 gene encoding uncharacterized protein LOC116778779, with the protein MQFLRLFFTRITDDLKQKKLVPLKILFFMHASTLFVLYPYLTIHMRELGINVEETAIMSAVTPVVSIMMPPLAGMLADKIGNFRLLLALSSLLGGASALLLLAVPVGRITVTFPPQVDLLLSCDGGNLALEQVRDYPCQPLHPYAYDVNLTVLSCGFVCELPHGISSEDINSVVRANSYDVNLKSQNESQRLLYRNTVSSLLSQTGRPVIDHSNSRIMTNDVFFNSTPTNITKDRVFFPTPKLYGIDCTYDENNASCSFGKEDFFKVSETDGIKETSYKVRISHDIKEKPIEVRNYLVNAIILQNATEMEDYGGVDTTTCKDNFAQILNGDSAYVKAASQRMSKCSVACAARTPRTSLCDNVQQKLELDPTFTFWAYLAVRVFIGIIGGTSFAMFEGAVIAIVRDQKADYGLQRVYGSLGGMIFSPLSGLLIDYASRGKGYTDFRPAFYLYAVLKVLSGGLMMSIDLQFKQPAQNLLADVISVFRNIELVVLFIVCFVMGTAWGYIESFLFWLLQDLGASRSLMGVTITVGGVAGLPLLVLSGPIINKLGHANVLFIGFVFYAIRLLGYSLIYNPWLCLIFEALESVTSSLSFTAAVTYAARLSSTTTDTSVQGLLGGLYYGVGKGAGSLIGGYLMKFVGTRPTYQLFAIGTLVTGCFYYLFNRFYIRKRSRCDGDICKKKTETLDIENRDGANKEPEKHNSLDVDTRNEMTKNMAIGATLNLKTEVTPVSFNTDGASDVGFDNHAFNDDEKKKLAANDKKDSV; encoded by the exons atgcaGTTTCTTAGATTATTTTTCACACGGATCACAGACGATCTCAAACAGAAGAAACTAGTACCTTTGAAGATTCTATTTTTTATGCATGCATCTA CTTTGTTCGTACTCTATCCCTATTTGACGATTCACATGCGAGAGTTGGGCATCAATGTGGAGGAGACTGCAATCATGTCGGCTGTGACCCCTGTCGTCTCAATCATGATGCCGCCGCTCGCTGGCATGCTGGCTGATAAAATAGGAAATTTCAGG TTGCTGTTAGCCTTGTCTTCGTTGCTGGGCGGGGCGTCAGCGTTGTTATTGTTAGCTGTTCCTGTCGGCCGAATCACTGTCACTTTTCCCCCCCAAGTGGATCTACTACTTTCTTGCGATGGAGGAAATTTAGCCCTTGAACAGGTCCGTGATTACCCCTGCCAGCCGTTGCATCCCTACGCCTACGACGTTAACCTTAC CGTTTTATCGTGCGGTTTTGTTTGCGAATTGCCACATGGTATTTCGTCGGAGGATATTAACTCTGTTGTCCGCGCAAACTCCTATGACGTTAATTTGAAATCACAAAATGAATCACAAAGGCTTTTGTACCGTAACACAGTTTCTTCACTATTGTCACAAACCGGAAGACCCGTTATAGACCATAGCAACTCACGCATAATGACGAATGACGTCTTCTTTAATTCTACACCTACAAACATAACTAAAGACAGAGTATTTTTCCCTACACCAAAATTGTACGGAATAGATTGCACTTATGATGAGAATAATGCAAGTTGTAGCTTTGGTAAAGAAGATTTTTTCAAAGTTTCGGAGACTGATGGTATAAAAGAAACATCATATAAAGTTAGAATATCTCAcgacataaaagaaaaaccgATAGAAGTCCGAAATTACTTGGTGAACGCAATCATTTTACAAAACGCTACGGAAATGGAAGATTATGGTGGCGTTGACACTACCACATGCAAAGATAATTTTGCTCAG ATATTGAATGGTGATTCGGCGTATGTGAAAGCTGCGTCGCAGAGGATGTCGAAGTGTTCCGTAGCCTGCGCCGCACGGACTCCGAGGACGAGTCTCTGTGATAACGTTCAACAAAAGCTTGAACTTGACcccacttttaccttctgggCTTATTTGGCT GTCCGGGTGTTTATTGGGATCATAGGAGGTACATCTTTCGCGATGTTCGAAGGAGCGGTTATTGCAATCGTAAGGGATCAAAAGGCAGATTACGGTCTTCAGAGAGTATACGGAAGTCTCGGAGGGATGATATTTTCCCCTCTCTCTGGACTTCTCATAGACTACGCTAGTAGAGGCAAAGGCTACACTGACTTCCG ACCGGCTTTTTATCTGTATGCTGTTTTGAAAGTTCTATCGGGTGGTCTCATGATGAGCATTGACCTTCAGTTTAAACAGCCCGCACAAAACCTTCTTGCAGATGTCATATCCGTGTTTCGTAACATAGAACTCGTAGTACTTTTTATAGTATGCTTCGTTATGg GTACTGCTTGGGGTTACATAGAGAGCTTCCTATTCTGGTTGCTGCAGGACTTGGGCGCGTCTCGCTCACTCATGGGCGTCACGATCACGGTGGGCGGCGTGGCAGGCCTGCCACTGCTGGTTCTATCCGGACCTATCATTAATAAACTGGGTCATGCAAATGTACTTTTCATCGGATTCGTCTTCTACGCTATACGGTTACTCG GCTACTCGCTGATCTACAATCCCTGGCTGTGTCTGATCTTCGAGGCTCTGGAGTCTGTGACGTCATCACTCTCTTTCACCGCGGCGGTGACGTACGCGGCGCGCCTGTCCTCAACCACCACGGACACGTCAGTCCAAGGTCTACTAGGAGGACTTTACTATGGAGTCG gaAAGGGTGCGGGCAGTCTCATTGGAGGATATCTAATGAAGTTCGTGGGTACCAGACCGACGTACCAGCTCTTTGCTATTGGTACATTAGTGACCGGTTGTTTCTACTATCTTTTCAATAGATTCTATATCAGGAAGAGATCACGATGTGACGGCGACATCTGCAAGAAGAAGACCGAAACTCTTGACATAGAGAATCGTGACGGCGCTAACAAGGAACCAGAAAAGCATAACTCGCTAGATGTCGACACTAGAAACGAAATGACAAAAAACATGGCGATTGGCGCAACACTTAACCTCAAAACAGAGGTGACGCCGGTAAGCTTCAacacagatggcgctagtgaCGTTGGATTCGACAACCACGCGTTCAACGATGACGAGAAGAAGAAACTCGCTGCTAACGACAAAAAAGATTCTGTCTGA